The DNA sequence CGTGAGGCCGGCCCTCTCCAGTGCCCTGCGGCTCGCCGGCGCCGGACCGATGCCCATGATGCTCGGGTCGACGCCCGCGATCCCCCACGCGACGAGGCGGCCGATCGGCTTCACGCCATTCTGCTCTGCCCACGCACTGCTCGAGATCACGCACGCGGCTGCGCCGTCGCCGATGCCGCTCGCGTTGCCAGCGGTCACGAGCCCGTCCTTCTTGAAGTAGGGGCGCAGTGCGCCAAGCACCTCCAGCGTCGTCTCGGGACGCATGTGCTCGTCGGTGTTGAACAGCACCTCCCCCTTGCGCGTCTTCACCGGGATCGGTGCGACCTCGGCTGCAAAACGGCCCTCGTCCCACGCCTGCTTCGCGCGCTGTTGCGAGCGCACTGCGACTTCGTCTGCTTCCTGGCGCGAAACGCCATACTGCTCCGCGAGCTTCTCCGCTGTCTGCGCCATCGACAGCCCGCACTGCGGGTCCGTCAGCGCAGCCCACAGCAGGTCCTCGAAGTACTTGCCGGGCTCGCCCAGCCGGAGCTCGCCCCAGCGCGCGCCACGCACCACGTGCGGCGCCTGGCTCATCGATTCCGTGCCGCCGCACAGCACCACGTCCGCCTCGCCCAGCAGGACCTGCTCGGCGCCACTCGCGATCGCCTGGAAGCCGGAGCCGCACAGCCGGTTCAGCGTGAGCGCCGGTGCCTCCTGCGGCACGCCCGAGCGCAGGCCCACGTGGCGCGCGAGGTAGATCGCGTCCGACGACGTCTGCAATGCATTGCCGAAGATGACCTGGTCGACCTGTTCCGGCGCAACGCCAGCATCCGCGAGCGCGGCGCTGGACGCGTGCACGCCGAGATCCGTCCCCGTGAAATCCTTGAGCGTGCCGCCGAACGTGCCGAATGGCGTGCGGCGCCCCGACAGAAAGACGACGTCCGTGTCCTTGCCCTGTGTACCCATGTTCCGTGGCTTTCCTGGTTCCGGTGCAGCAGATGGATGAGCGATGCGCTCCGACGACGCCCCGCGCAGCGCGCTTTCGAGCTCGTCGCCGCGGCGCTGCGCTACGCGAGCAGCGCGATCACCCGGTCGCCGACGTCCGACGTGCCGAGCGCGCCGCCGAGATCCGGCGTGGTCGAACCCTCGTCGATCACCTGGCGCACCGCCGCATCGACGCGTCGGGCGTCTTCGGTGCGACCGAGGTGCTCCAGCAGCATCGCCGCCGTCAGGATGGCAGCGAGCGGATTCGCTTTCCCCGTACCCGCCAGGTCCGGCGCCGAGCCATGGACCGGCTCGAACAGCCCGATGCGCCCGGGGTGCAGGCTCGCCGAGGGTGCGAGACCCAGCCCTCCAACGAGCCCGGCCGCGAGGTCGCTCAGCAGATCACCGAACAGGTTGGGTGCAACGATCACCTGCCAGCGCGCGGGGCTGCGGATCATTTCCATCGCGAGGGCGTCCGCATACATCGCATTGCGTTCCACGTCCGGGAACTCCGCGCCGACCTCGGTGAACGTACGACGCCAGAGCGCACCCGCGTGCGGCATCGCGTTCGCCTTGTCCGTCAACGTGAGCCGCCGGTCACTGGCGCGCGCAAACTCGAATGCCGCGCGCACGATCCGCTCGACGCCCTTGCGCGTGTTGATGTCCTCCTCGATCGCGATCTCGTCAGGCGTGCCCGTCTTGAAGTTGCCGCCCGAGCCGACGTACACCCCCTCCGTGTTCTCGCGGAACACGTCGATCACGATATCTGCGGGCGTGACGTCGCGCAGCGGTGAGAGGCGCGCATCATAGAGACGTACGGGCCGCAGGTTGATGTACAGGTCCAGCTGGAACCGCAGCCCGAGCAGGATGTCGCGCGCGTGCTGGTTGCCGGGCACGCGCGGATCACCCATCGCGCCGAGCAGGATCGCGTCGTGCTCGCCGAGCCGCTGCATCTCCTCGGGCGTGATCGTCGTGCCGGTGTGCAGGTAGCGCTCCGCGCCCAGCTCCCACTCGGTGAAGTCGAAGCGGACATCGTTCTGCGCCGCGACGTGCCGCAGAACCTTCACCGCCTCCCGCGTGACGTCGACGCCGATCCCGTCCCCGGGAATGACTGCGATGCGTGCCATGTGGTCCCTGTCAGTCGGTGCGTGCACCGACCGCGATGCTGCCACGCACACCGTGCGTGGTGCACGTGAACGGGTACTCGCCCGGCGGCGCACCATTGAGCGTGATCACCCACTGCATGCCTGCACTCACCAGCGGCGGACTGCGCAGCTGCCCCGTCTGTTCCAGGAACGCGCGGGCCTCCGGGCTGAGCCGCGCCGCCTCGAACGCGAGCGCGTGGAGCCCGCCGTCACCCGCCGTGAAGCGCACGACGTCACCCGGAGCAGCCTCGACGCGCGCAGGCTCCAGCTCGCTGCCGTCCTGCTGCGTCTCGACAGTCACGTCGATCAGGCGCACGCCCGCCTCGAGCTGGATGGTGTCACCCTCCAGCTCCAGCGTGGCGGGGCCACTCTCGGTCATGCGGTCACATGCACCGCAGATCGCAAAAAGAACGACGCCGGCAAGCACCCGGAGGGAGCCGGCCGGCGTCTTGGTGTTGCGGCGCGTCACTCAGTTCGCGTGGCTGAGTGCGTAGACGTACGCCACCAGGTTCTGGACCTGCTCGTCGCTGAGCTGTGCTCCACCCATCGGCGGCATCGGCGCAGGCGCCTGCTGCGGCGTCGGCACACCATTGCGGATGATGTTCTCGATCCCCTCGGGCGTCCCGTCCGTGTTGATCCACTCGCTGTCGGTCAGGTTCGGGGCGAGCGGCGTGCCCGTCGCATCCATTCCGTGGCACGTGTAGCAGATCGTCGTCTCGAACGCCGTCTTGCCCGCCTGCACCATCTCGGGCGTCATGCCCTCGGGAAGCTGCACGTTGGCGAGGTCGAGCCCGCCCGAGGCGGTGCCCGACGCGGTGCCCGTGCCCTCGGTCGCCGCGGGCGCGTCGCCCGTCGTGCCACTCGTCGTATCGTCTGCTGCGTCGCCGCCGCCGCACGCCAGCAGTCCGCCGACCGCGAGCATTACGCCGAACGCCGTGAAACGCCCAGTACGCATGGATCTCCTCCTAGATGATTGTACGGCGTAAGCTTCACGCCCGCGGGATCATAGGAATCACCGCGCGCGAGCGTCAAGCCGCGCCAGGTTCCGGCTGCGGCGCGCCGCACGTGACGCAGTACCGCCATTCCCGCTCGAGCGCCTGCCCGCACGCAACACACGGCCGACGCATCTGATCCGCGCCACAGTGCGGACAGAAACGAACGATCCGTCCTGTGGGCAGCCTCCCCTCGCAGAATTCGCACCGCAGCACAGCATCCCGCGCCGAAATTCCCGCGGGAGCGTCCTGCGACGCCGACGCTTCGCGGTCGCGCGCTGCACCTGCATGCTCCGTCCGCCCAGGTTGGACCGGACTTGCACTCTGATCGCGGCCACCGGGCGATGTCGGAGCCGACAGTGTGTGCCCGCCCTCACGGTTGCCAGCCGACTTCGGAGCCGACGCGTCATCGGCAGTCCGGTCGTCGCGAGACGGGACCGGCCGGTCCTCGTCCGAGCTGCGACCGCCGTCAGGCTCGGCAAGCTCATGATCATCGCCAAGGCGCACGGAATCGCTCGCGCCGGCCGACGCGGCCTCCGCCCAGGGGTCCGGGTCTTCGACCGACTCGGGCTCGAACGCCTCTTCGTCCGCATCCGCGTCCGCGGGGGCAGCAATCCACACGTCACACCCCGCAAACTTCCGGAACAGGCCCACGTTCGGGTTGGGCATGGACAGCTCTTCCCGCAGTTCTGCCGCCGCCGACTCCGGCTCCAGGCGCGTCAGCCCCCCTGCACCCGCGAGAAGCTGCAGCACCGCATGCTCGTAATCCGCATTCATCTCGAAGCCGAGCGATGCGCGCACCACGCGGTACGGGACCAGTTCCTGATAGATCTCCGCAACCGTGACGGGTGCCTCGAAGGGGCGAGGCCGGTTGCGTCGCAGTGCGTCGGTCAGCGCGGTGTACAGCCGTTCGACGTACACGTCCATGGTGTCCGTTGTGGCAGGAAGAATCGCTGACGCGCACCGAAATGCGCATCCGTTCCAGACCGGTCATGCCAGCATGCCGACGCGCACCACGCTGCCAGTATCCTCGAGCATGCTGATCGAATCCGGCGCGCTGAGGTGCAGACGCCGCCGCGCACTGCGCGCGGCGCAATGGCTATGGCTCCGGTGGACTGCGTGACGCGCGGGTGAGCAGCGCCTGCGCTTCGGCCGGGGCGCGAGCAAGCACCTCCTCCGCACTC is a window from the Longimicrobiales bacterium genome containing:
- a CDS encoding acetyl-CoA C-acetyltransferase, with translation MGTQGKDTDVVFLSGRRTPFGTFGGTLKDFTGTDLGVHASSAALADAGVAPEQVDQVIFGNALQTSSDAIYLARHVGLRSGVPQEAPALTLNRLCGSGFQAIASGAEQVLLGEADVVLCGGTESMSQAPHVVRGARWGELRLGEPGKYFEDLLWAALTDPQCGLSMAQTAEKLAEQYGVSRQEADEVAVRSQQRAKQAWDEGRFAAEVAPIPVKTRKGEVLFNTDEHMRPETTLEVLGALRPYFKKDGLVTAGNASGIGDGAAACVISSSAWAEQNGVKPIGRLVAWGIAGVDPSIMGIGPAPASRRALERAGLTLDDMDLVDINEAFAPQFAAVARELGLNHEKTNVNGGAIAITHPLAASGARITINLLHELRRRGARYGLGAACIGGGQGMAVIVEAIA
- a CDS encoding 3-isopropylmalate dehydrogenase, with translation MARIAVIPGDGIGVDVTREAVKVLRHVAAQNDVRFDFTEWELGAERYLHTGTTITPEEMQRLGEHDAILLGAMGDPRVPGNQHARDILLGLRFQLDLYINLRPVRLYDARLSPLRDVTPADIVIDVFRENTEGVYVGSGGNFKTGTPDEIAIEEDINTRKGVERIVRAAFEFARASDRRLTLTDKANAMPHAGALWRRTFTEVGAEFPDVERNAMYADALAMEMIRSPARWQVIVAPNLFGDLLSDLAAGLVGGLGLAPSASLHPGRIGLFEPVHGSAPDLAGTGKANPLAAILTAAMLLEHLGRTEDARRVDAAVRQVIDEGSTTPDLGGALGTSDVGDRVIALLA
- a CDS encoding plastocyanin/azurin family copper-binding protein, which produces MTESGPATLELEGDTIQLEAGVRLIDVTVETQQDGSELEPARVEAAPGDVVRFTAGDGGLHALAFEAARLSPEARAFLEQTGQLRSPPLVSAGMQWVITLNGAPPGEYPFTCTTHGVRGSIAVGARTD
- a CDS encoding c-type cytochrome — its product is MRTGRFTAFGVMLAVGGLLACGGGDAADDTTSGTTGDAPAATEGTGTASGTASGGLDLANVQLPEGMTPEMVQAGKTAFETTICYTCHGMDATGTPLAPNLTDSEWINTDGTPEGIENIIRNGVPTPQQAPAPMPPMGGAQLSDEQVQNLVAYVYALSHAN
- a CDS encoding zinc ribbon domain-containing protein, encoding MDVYVERLYTALTDALRRNRPRPFEAPVTVAEIYQELVPYRVVRASLGFEMNADYEHAVLQLLAGAGGLTRLEPESAAAELREELSMPNPNVGLFRKFAGCDVWIAAPADADADEEAFEPESVEDPDPWAEAASAGASDSVRLGDDHELAEPDGGRSSDEDRPVPSRDDRTADDASAPKSAGNREGGHTLSAPTSPGGRDQSASPVQPGRTEHAGAARDREASASQDAPAGISARDAVLRCEFCEGRLPTGRIVRFCPHCGADQMRRPCVACGQALEREWRYCVTCGAPQPEPGAA